In Helianthus annuus cultivar XRQ/B chromosome 8, HanXRQr2.0-SUNRISE, whole genome shotgun sequence, a single genomic region encodes these proteins:
- the LOC110872324 gene encoding myosin-11 has product MSTAVNIVVGSHVWVEDAAQAWVDGQVSTIKGKEVEIKTSDGKAVVTNISKIYPKDTEAPAGGVDDMTKLSYLHEPGVLQNLRSRYELNEIYTYTGNILIAINPFQKLPHLYDAHMMQQYKGAPFGELSPHVFAIADTSYRAMVNEGKSNSILVSGESGAGKTETTKMLMRFLAYLGGRKATEGRTVEQQVLESNPVLEAFGNAKTVRNNNSSRFGKFVEIQFDKNGRISGAAIRTYLLERSRVCQVNDPERNYHCFYLLCAAPPEEVEKYKLGSPQSFHYLNQSKCFELVGVNDGREYLATRRAMDVVGISKKEQEAIFRVTAAILHLGNIEFAKGKEVDSSVLKDDKAKFHLKMAAELLMCDPVGLQDALCKRMMVTPEEVIKRSLDPLSAAFSRDGLAKTIYSRLFDWLVNKINVSIGQDADSKSLIGVLDIYGFESFKNNSFEQFCINFTNEKLQQHFNQHVFKGEQEEYEKEAINWSYIEFVDNQDVLDLIEKKPGGIIALLDEACMFPKSTHETFSNKLYQIFKNHKRFIKPKLSRTDFTIAHYAGEVQYQSEQFLDKNKDYVVPEHQDLLGVSKCSFVAGLFPPVAEESSKSSKFSSIGSRFKLQLQQLMETLNATEPHYVRCVKPNNKLEPSIFENVNIMQQLRCGGVLEAIRISCAGYPTRRAFFEFVNRFGILAPEALAGSNFDEKVVCAKILEKVGLSGFQIGKTKVFLRAGQMAELDAWRAEILGNAAAIIQRRIRTHIAHQQFIALRKASLFLQSFCKGRLACKKFEELKRISAAIRIGKHLRKWYAWAAYTRLRASVLVVQTGFRAFEARKRFRHRKETNAAIKIQTWWRCRKNSAHYKGLKMASIVTQCRWRERIARRVLRKLKMEALETGALKEAKDKLEKQLEELTWRLQLEKRLRTDLEEAKAQESIKYQNTIEALLKKLDEANTMTAVKEREAARKVIDEAPAAFEGKEIVIEDTKKVESLNEQVRDFKAMWQSEKKRADDIKEYCEERCKKLEETEKKVVQLQESMSRLEEKLNNLESENKVFRHQAVSMAPNKFLSGRSRSIMQRNDSGTLSVDTKSSLDLYSPSLVQRDLAEIDDKPQKSLNEKQLENQELLLRCITQHLGFAGNRPIAACIIYKCLLQWRSFEVEKTSVFDRIIQTIGHAIEKKQDNNDVLAYWLSNASTLLLLLQHTLKASAAACLIGLRRRSSAALFGRMTPSFRGTPHGVDLPFANGSPSHGVDGFSKVEAKYPALLFKQQLTAYVEKIYGMIRDNLKTEISPLLGMCIQAPRISRASLVKGSSRSVSSTAQQTLIAHWQGIVKSFGSFLNILKTNHVPPFLVRKVYTQIFSFVNVQLFNSLLLRRECCSISNGEYVKAGLAEIEHWCYNATDEYAGSAWDELKHIRQAIGFLVMHQKSKKTLDEISHDLCPVLSLQQLYRISTMYWDDKYGTQSVSADVISGMKVLMTEEKNVMSNSFLLDDDSSIPFSVDDISKSMDQIEISDIEPPPLIRENSGFSFLLPRIENH; this is encoded by the exons ATG AGCACTGCGGTGAACATAGTAGTGGGCTCTCATGTGTGGGTTGAAGATGCAGCCCAAGCTTGGGTTGATGGGCAAGTCAGTACCATTAAAGGAAAAGAAGTTGAAATCAAGACCAGTGATGGGAAAGCC GTGGTTActaatatatcaaaaatatatcCAAAGGATACCGAAGCTCCAGCTGGAGGTGTTGATGACATGACAAAGCTATCTTATTTGCATGAGCCAGGAGTCTTGCAGAACTTAAGATCCCGATATGAACTTAACGAAATTTAT ACTTACACTGGAAACATTCTAATTGCAATCAACCCGTTCCAAAAGTTACCTCATTTATATGATGCTCATATGATGCAACAATACAAGGGAGCACCATTTGGTGAATTGAGTCCCCATGTATTTGCAATCGCGGATACATCCTACAG GGCCATGGTCAATGAGGGAAAAAGTAATTCGATTCTGGTTAGTGGTGAAAGTGGTGCAGGTAAAACCGAAACAACCAAAATGCTTATGCGGTTTCTTGCGTATTTGGGTGGCAGAAAAGCTACTGAAGGCCGTACCGTTGAACAACAAGTTCTTGAA TCAAATCCAGTTCTTGAAGCTTTTGGCAATGCTAAAACTGTTAGAAATAACAATTCTAG TCGTTTTGGGAAGTTCGTTGAGATACAATTTGATAAGAATGGGAGAATATCGGGAGCAGCTATCAGGACTTACCTTCTAGAGAGATCTCGTGTTTGCCAAGTAAACGACCCTGAACGGAATTATCACTGTTTTTACCTACTTTGTGCAGCACCCCCAGAG GAAGTCGAGAAGTATAAACTGGGAAGCCCGCAGTCATTTCACTATCTTAACCAATCAAAATGTTTCGAGCTGGTCGGTGTGAATGATGGACGTGAATATCTCGCCACAAGGAGAGCCATGGATGTTGTTGGAATAAGTAAAAAAGAACAG gAAGCAATTTTTAGAGTTACCGCCGCTATTCTTCATCTTGGAAATATTGAATTTGCTAAAGGAAAAGAGGTTGACTCTTCAGTGCTAAAAGATGACAAGGCTAAATTTCATCTTAAAATGGCAGCGGAACTTCTTAT GTGTGATCCTGTTGGCTTGCAAGATGCATTATGCAAACGAATGATGGTAACTCCTGAAGAAGTTATTAAGAGAAGCCTTGATCCTCTTAGTGCAGCATTCAGCAGGGACGGTTTGGCTAAAACAATATATTCCAGATTATTTGATTG GTTGGTTAATAAAATTAACGTATCAATTGGACAAGATGCTGATTCAAAATCTCTAATTGGTGTCCTTGACATCTATGGTTTTGAGAGCTTTAAGAACAACAG CTTTGAGCAATTCTGCATAAATTTTACAAATGAGAAACTGCAGCAACACTTTAACCAG CATGTTTTTAAAGGGGAACAGGAAGAATATGAAAAAGAGGCTATCAATTGGAGCTACATTGAATTTGTTGATAACCAGGATGTTTTAGATCTCATTGAAAAG AAACCTGGTGGTATCATTGCTCTACTTGATGAAGCCTG CATGTTTCCAAAGTCAACACACGAGACGTTCTCAAACAAGCTTTATCAGATATTCAAAAATCACAAGCGTTTTATAAAGCCCAAGTTGTCACGCACAGATTTCACAATTGCTCATTATGCTGGAGAG GTGCAATATCAATCTGAACAATTTCTTGACAAAAATAAAGATTATGTGGTTCCTGAACACCAAGATTTGTTGGGTGTTTCCAAATGTTCTTTTGTGGCCGGCCTTTTTCCTCCCGTAGCTGAAGAGTCCTCTAAATCTTCTAAATTTTCTTCAATCGGTTCCCGTTTTAAG CTTCAATTGCAACAACTGATGGAAACACTAAATGCTACAGAGCCTCATTACGTTAGATGTGTAAAGCCAAACAATAAACTGGAACCTTCCATATTTGAAAACGTTAACATCATGCAGCAATTGCGTTGTGGT GGTGTtttagaggcaatcagaattagTTGTGCTGGTTATCCTACCCGCCGTGCTTTCTTTGAATTTGTAAACAGATTTGGAATTCTCGCACCCGAAGCCTTGGCAGGAAG TAACTTTGATGAAAAGGTGGTATGTGCAAAGATCTTGGAAAAGGTGGGGCTCAGTGGCTTTCAG ATTGGTAAAACAAAGGTATTCTTGAGAGCTGGACAGATGGCAGAATTAGACGCATGGAGAGCTGAGATACTCGGCAATGCGGCAGCGATAATTCAAAGACGCATAAGAACTCATATTGCTCACCAGCAGTTTATTGCATTACGAAAGGCTTCACTTTTCTTACAATCTTTTTGCAAAG GTAGACTTGCTTGTAAAAAGTTTGAAGAACTTAAAAGGATTTCAGCTGCTATAAGAATCGGAAAACACTTGCGTAAATGGTATGCTTGGGCAGCCTATACTCGACTCCGGGCGTCGGTCCTTGTAGTCCAAACAGGCTTTCGTGCATTTGAGGCTCGTAAAAGATTCAGACACCGAAAAGAAACTAATGCTGCCATTAAAATTCAG ACTTGGTGGCGTTGTCGTAAAAATTCTGCACATTATAAAGGGCTAAAGATGGCATCTATAGTTACACAATGCAGGTGGAGGGAAAGGATTGCAAGGAGAGTGCTAAGAAAACTTAAAATG GAGGCACTAGAAACAGGTGCACTTAAAGAAGCAAAAGATAAGCTTGAAAAACAATTGGAAGAACTAACCTGGCGTTTACAACTGGAGAAACGTTTAAGG ACTGATTTGGAAGAAGCAAAAGCACAAGAGTCGATAAAATATCAGAATACTATAGAAGCTTTGCTAAAAAAACTTGATGAAGCAAATACAATGACGGCGGTGAAAGAAAGAGAAGCAGCCAGAAAAGTTATTGACGAAGCACCTGCGGCTTTTGAGGGAAAAGAGATTGTTATTGAAGATACTAAGAAAGTTGAATCCTTAAATGAACAAGTTAGGGATTTTAAG GCTATGTGGCAGTCAGAAAAGAAACGCGCTGATGATATTAAAGAATATTGTGAAGAAAGATGCAAAAAGTTGGAAGAAACGGAAAAGAAAGTTGTTCAATTACAGGAATCTATGAGCag GCTGGAAGAGAAGTTGAATAACTTAGAATCAGAGAACAAAGTCTTCCGTCATCAAGCGGTCTCCATGGCACCTAATAAGTTTCTCTCGGGCCGTTCCAGATCTATTATGCAG AGGAATGACAGTGGTACTTTAAGTGTAGATACAAAGTCATCTCTG GACCTATATAGCCCATCATTGGTCCAACGTGATCTTGCAGAAATCGATGACAAACCACAAAAATCCCTCAATGAAAAACAACTTGAAAATCAGGAATTGCTTCTCAGATGCATTACACAACATCTTGGGTTTGCGGGAAACCGACCTATAGCAGCTTGTATTATTTACAAATGCCTTCTGCAATGGAGATCTTTTGAAGTTGAGAAGACTAGTGTTTTTGACCGTATCATCCAAACCATAGGACATGCAATAGAG aAAAAGCAGGATAACAACGATGTATTGGCCTACTGGTTGTCCAATGCTTCTACTCTTTTGCTTTTACTCCAACACACGTTGAAAGCAAGTGCGGCCGCATGTTTAATTGGCTTACGCCGTCGATCATCAGCTGCTCTTTTCGGGAGGATGACACCT AGTTTTCGTGGAACTCCACATGGGGTCGATCTCCCCTTTGCAAATGGAAGCCCGAGTCATGGAGTTGACGGGTTTAGCAAAGTGGAAGCCAAGTATCCAGCTTTGCTTTTTAAGCAGCAGCTTACAGCATATGTTGAAAAAATATACGGAATGATCCGGGATAATTTGAAAACAGAAATATCTCCATTGCTAGGGATGTGCATTCAG GCACCAAGAATTTCCAGAGCGAGCCTAGTGAAGGGATCATCACGTTCAGTTTCTAGTACAGCTCAGCAAACCCTTATTGCTCACTGGCAAGGAATTGTTAAGAGTTTTGGAAGTTTCCTAAACATTTTAAAAACAAATCAT GTACCGCCATTTTTAGTGCGTAAAGTTTACACACAAATATTCTCATTTGTTAACGTTCAGCTATTTAACAG CTTACTTTTGAGGCGTGAATGCTGTTCGATTAGTAATGGTGAGTATGTGAAAGCTGGATTGGCTGAAATAGAACATTGGTGTTACAATGCAACTGATGAG TATGCAGGTTCAGCTTGGGATGAACTGAAGCATATAAGACAGGCTATTGGATTTCTG GTTATGCATCAAAAATCCAAGAAAACATTGGATGAAATAAGTCATGATCTCTGTCCA GTTCTTAGTCTGCAACAGTTGTATCGGATCAGTACGATGTATTGGGATGATAAGTATGGTACACAAAGTGTCTCCGCGGAC GTTATATCCGGCATGAAGGTGTTGATGACCGAAGAAAAAAATGTCATGAGCAATTCCTTCCTGTTGGATGATGATTCCAG CATTCCATTTTCGGTTGATGATATATCAAAATCAATGGATCAAATAGAAATCTCAGACATCGAGCCGCCACCTTTAATTCGTGAAAACTCAGGATTTAGCTTTCTGCTTCCACGTATCGAGAACCACTGA